One segment of Mycolicibacterium baixiangningiae DNA contains the following:
- a CDS encoding AIM24 family protein produces the protein MTGQWLPDPDGRHEYRWWDGQSWTDQVSNRGQVMQAPLGGGPAAPTQAGDGFAGISGDLVDGRFSEKEATPIANQNTKMLRVRLGEPFMARQGAMVAYQGNVDFSFEGGGASKFLKKALTGEGLPLMRCQGQGDVFLAERGYDVHLLKLTNSGLSISGKNVLAFSAGLDWNIERVRGGSIATGGLFNTTLRGTGWVALTTDGPPVVLNAAEAPTFADTNAVVAWSADLQTQLRASFKAGALIGRGSGEALQVAFHGQGFVIVQPSEGIAVPTQ, from the coding sequence ATGACCGGTCAATGGCTGCCCGATCCCGACGGCCGCCACGAGTACCGCTGGTGGGACGGGCAGAGCTGGACCGACCAGGTCTCCAACCGGGGCCAGGTGATGCAGGCACCCCTCGGCGGCGGGCCCGCCGCGCCCACGCAGGCGGGTGACGGGTTCGCCGGCATCTCCGGTGACCTCGTCGACGGCCGCTTCAGCGAGAAGGAAGCCACCCCGATCGCCAACCAGAACACCAAGATGTTGCGGGTGCGCCTCGGTGAACCGTTCATGGCGCGCCAGGGCGCGATGGTCGCCTACCAGGGCAACGTCGACTTCTCCTTCGAGGGCGGAGGCGCATCGAAGTTCTTGAAGAAGGCGCTCACCGGTGAAGGTCTGCCGCTGATGCGCTGCCAGGGCCAGGGTGATGTGTTCCTCGCCGAGCGCGGCTACGACGTGCACCTGCTGAAGCTCACCAACAGCGGGCTGTCGATCAGCGGGAAGAACGTGCTGGCCTTCTCGGCCGGGCTGGACTGGAACATCGAACGGGTGCGCGGCGGCAGCATCGCCACCGGCGGCCTGTTCAACACCACGCTGCGCGGAACCGGGTGGGTCGCCCTGACCACCGACGGTCCACCCGTGGTGCTCAACGCCGCCGAGGCACCCACGTTCGCCGACACCAACGCCGTCGTCGCGTGGTCGGCCGATCTCCAGACCCAGCTGCGGGCCAGCTTCAAGGCCGGTGCGCTGATCGGCCGCGGCTCCGGTGAGGCACTGCAGGTCGCCTTCCACGGGCAGGGCTTCGTGATCGTGCAGCCGTCCGAGGGCATCGCGGTTCCAACGCAGTGA
- a CDS encoding molybdopterin-containing oxidoreductase family protein: MPSTTVHTFCRYCLASCGVEVTVEDNRVRKIAPDRLNPHSWHDFCAKGRTADQLVDHPRRIVAPMRRVGDRYVEATWDEAITDIAARMNAAIEADGPDAIGAYYGNPSGFSGSNVIFMNAWLDAVGTRNRYFVGSVDQNAMHVVAEAMYGSMLMAPVSDIDNCDYFLLVGTNPAVSAWNWLETVPGGWRRALERQKRGATLVVVDPIRTESAAKADLHLAVRPGQDWALLLAMVKVVLDEGLEHHGDCTDLAVGVPELRRLAADADLDDLAARCSVDRATIERVARDFAAAPGAMVVTRTGVSLHAAGTVAEWLGHVLNVITGRMDRPGGRRFEPGYVDALRLADLAKGKPHTSRVAGREMVSGAHALAELPDEITTPGPGQIRAMLINCGNPVVSGPDGAKLDHALETLDLLVVIDLVQRESHRHAHWLLPAAHWLERDDLLAFTSSMHDEPFVQYGRRAVDPPPEAREEWRIFTDLTLAMGRPLFGVRGMNAFVRASRRAAALAKRPQLAFGPQWINRIVVATARKVNGRKLRWRDVVGSPHGLVLGPREFGHFRDALRTPDEKVHAAPPEFVARARELLAGPHPSAPAGYPFQLGSRRHRHSMNSWLNDLPGLHPAGKDNTVVIHPDDALALGVADGDRVRVFSPVGAVEVQAAVSDQPRRGMVVLDHGWGSRVFDPRGGSPAQSFGVNRNLLVDGSGLDPLSQTSTLSEAYVGIEKVH; encoded by the coding sequence ATGCCGAGCACCACCGTGCACACCTTCTGCCGTTACTGTCTGGCGTCGTGCGGGGTGGAGGTCACCGTCGAGGACAATCGCGTCCGCAAGATCGCCCCCGACCGGCTCAACCCGCACAGCTGGCACGACTTCTGCGCGAAGGGCCGCACCGCCGACCAACTCGTCGACCACCCGCGACGGATCGTGGCCCCGATGCGCCGGGTCGGCGACCGCTACGTCGAGGCGACCTGGGACGAGGCGATCACCGACATCGCGGCGCGGATGAACGCCGCGATCGAGGCCGACGGGCCCGACGCGATCGGCGCCTACTACGGCAACCCGAGCGGCTTCTCGGGGTCCAACGTCATCTTCATGAACGCCTGGCTCGACGCCGTCGGGACCCGCAACCGCTATTTCGTCGGCTCGGTCGACCAGAACGCGATGCACGTCGTCGCCGAGGCGATGTACGGGTCGATGCTGATGGCACCGGTGTCCGACATCGACAACTGTGACTACTTCCTGCTCGTCGGCACCAATCCCGCAGTGAGCGCATGGAATTGGCTGGAGACCGTGCCGGGTGGGTGGCGGCGTGCGCTGGAGCGCCAGAAGCGGGGTGCGACACTGGTCGTCGTCGACCCGATCCGCACCGAGAGCGCCGCGAAGGCCGACCTGCACCTCGCGGTGCGGCCCGGCCAGGACTGGGCGCTGCTGCTCGCGATGGTGAAAGTCGTGCTGGACGAAGGTTTGGAACACCACGGTGACTGCACGGATCTGGCGGTCGGCGTGCCTGAACTGCGCAGGCTGGCCGCCGACGCCGACCTCGACGACCTGGCGGCGCGCTGCAGCGTGGACCGCGCGACGATCGAACGGGTGGCGCGCGACTTCGCCGCGGCGCCCGGCGCGATGGTGGTCACCCGCACCGGGGTGTCGCTGCACGCGGCGGGCACGGTGGCCGAATGGCTCGGACACGTACTCAACGTGATCACCGGGCGGATGGATCGGCCGGGCGGGCGGCGGTTCGAGCCCGGGTACGTCGACGCGCTGCGGTTGGCGGATCTGGCGAAGGGCAAACCCCACACCAGCCGGGTCGCCGGGCGCGAGATGGTCTCCGGCGCACACGCTTTGGCCGAACTCCCCGATGAGATCACCACCCCCGGCCCCGGTCAGATCAGGGCGATGCTCATCAACTGCGGCAACCCCGTGGTGTCCGGGCCGGACGGCGCCAAACTCGACCACGCCCTGGAAACGCTCGACCTGCTGGTGGTGATCGACCTGGTGCAGCGGGAGAGCCACCGCCACGCGCACTGGCTGCTGCCCGCCGCGCACTGGCTGGAACGCGACGATCTGCTGGCGTTCACCAGCAGCATGCACGACGAACCCTTCGTGCAGTACGGGCGCCGGGCCGTCGACCCGCCGCCCGAGGCGCGCGAGGAATGGCGGATCTTCACCGACCTGACGCTGGCGATGGGGCGGCCCCTGTTCGGGGTGCGGGGTATGAACGCGTTCGTGCGCGCCAGCCGGCGCGCCGCCGCGCTCGCGAAACGCCCTCAGCTGGCGTTCGGCCCGCAGTGGATCAACCGCATCGTGGTGGCGACGGCACGAAAAGTCAACGGCCGCAAGCTCCGATGGCGCGACGTGGTGGGCAGTCCACACGGGCTGGTGCTGGGCCCCCGCGAGTTCGGGCACTTCCGCGACGCGCTGCGCACCCCCGACGAGAAGGTGCACGCTGCGCCGCCGGAGTTCGTCGCGCGGGCCCGCGAACTGCTCGCCGGACCACACCCGAGCGCGCCGGCGGGCTACCCGTTTCAGCTGGGCAGCCGGCGCCACCGGCACTCGATGAACTCGTGGCTCAACGACCTGCCGGGCCTGCATCCGGCCGGCAAGGACAACACGGTCGTCATCCACCCCGACGACGCCCTCGCGCTGGGTGTGGCCGACGGCGACCGGGTGCGGGTGTTCTCCCCCGTCGGCGCCGTGGAGGTGCAGGCCGCCGTCAGCGACCAACCGCGCCGCGGCATGGTGGTGCTTGATCACGGCTGGGGGTCAAGGGTTTTCGACCCGCGCGGCGGTTCGCCGGCACAGTCCTTCGGCGTGAACCGCAACCTGCTGGTCGACGGCTCCGGGCTCGATCCGCTGTCGCAGACCTCCACGCTCAGCGAGGCCTATGTCGGCATCGAGAAGGTCCACTGA
- a CDS encoding ABC transporter ATP-binding protein — protein MGRPMRGLPQAPAERTRDFKGSAVRLVRRLTPQRTLTAAVIGLGVVGIALGVLGPLILGHATDLLFNGVIGRQLPAGLTKEQAIEAARARGDSAFADLLSGMAVVPGQGVDFGAVARTLALALGLYLVAALMVWIQARLLNVTVQRTMVTLRSDVEDKVHRLPLSYFDTRQRGEVLSRLTNDVDNIQTSLTITISQLLTSLLTIVAVLVMMLTISPLLALITVLTVPLSLLAIRWITQRSQRLFVAQWRNTGRLNAHIEETYSGFTIVKTFGHRTAAQDKFRDLNDDVYESGFGAQFFSGLVSPATGFIGNLSYVAVAVIGGLQVAAGQITLGNIQAFIQYVRQFNQPLTQVAGMYNTLQSGIASAERVFELLDADEQPADPAAHLPAARGRVEFEHVNFSYQPGTPVIEDLSLVAEPGSTVAIVGPTGAGKTTLVNLLMRFYDVDSGRILLDGVDISTVSRHSLRSRIGMVLQDTWLFAGTIYDNIAYGRPDAGEDEVIEAAKAAYVDRFVHSLPDGYDTHVSDDGGSISAGEKQLITIARAVLARPQLLVLDEATSSVDTRTEVLIQHAMHELRRDRTSFIIAHRLSTIRDADLILVMEAGRIVERGSHEELVARRGEYWSMTRV, from the coding sequence ATGGGACGGCCGATGCGCGGTCTGCCGCAGGCGCCGGCCGAACGCACCCGCGATTTCAAGGGTTCCGCCGTTCGCCTGGTCCGCCGTCTCACGCCGCAGCGCACGCTGACCGCGGCGGTGATCGGCCTCGGCGTCGTGGGAATCGCGCTCGGCGTGCTCGGCCCGCTGATCCTCGGGCACGCGACGGATCTGTTGTTCAACGGGGTGATCGGGCGTCAGCTGCCCGCGGGCCTGACCAAGGAGCAGGCGATCGAGGCGGCCCGGGCCCGCGGGGATTCGGCGTTCGCCGACCTGCTGTCGGGGATGGCGGTGGTGCCCGGACAGGGCGTGGACTTCGGCGCCGTCGCCCGCACGCTGGCGCTGGCACTCGGGCTGTATCTCGTTGCCGCACTGATGGTGTGGATCCAGGCCCGGCTGCTGAACGTCACCGTGCAGCGCACCATGGTCACGTTGCGCTCCGACGTCGAGGACAAGGTGCACCGCCTGCCGCTGTCCTACTTCGACACCCGCCAGCGCGGGGAGGTGCTCAGCCGCCTCACCAACGACGTCGACAACATCCAGACCTCGCTGACGATCACGATCAGCCAGCTGCTGACGTCGCTGCTGACGATCGTCGCGGTACTGGTGATGATGCTGACGATCTCGCCGCTGCTGGCCCTGATCACCGTGCTGACCGTGCCGCTGTCGCTGTTGGCGATCCGCTGGATCACGCAGCGTTCGCAGCGGCTGTTCGTCGCGCAGTGGCGAAACACCGGCCGCCTCAACGCCCACATCGAGGAGACCTACAGCGGCTTCACGATCGTCAAGACCTTCGGGCACCGCACCGCCGCGCAGGACAAGTTCCGCGACCTCAACGACGACGTGTACGAGTCCGGCTTCGGCGCCCAGTTCTTCTCCGGTCTGGTGTCACCCGCGACGGGGTTCATCGGGAACCTCAGCTACGTGGCGGTCGCGGTGATCGGCGGCCTGCAGGTGGCCGCGGGGCAGATCACCCTCGGCAACATCCAGGCCTTCATCCAGTACGTCCGCCAATTCAACCAGCCGCTGACGCAGGTCGCCGGCATGTACAACACGCTGCAGTCCGGTATCGCGAGCGCCGAGCGGGTGTTCGAACTGCTCGACGCCGACGAGCAGCCCGCCGACCCCGCCGCACACCTGCCCGCCGCGCGCGGCCGAGTGGAGTTCGAGCACGTGAACTTCAGCTATCAGCCCGGCACGCCGGTGATCGAGGATCTCTCGCTGGTGGCCGAACCGGGCAGCACCGTGGCGATCGTCGGGCCGACCGGCGCGGGCAAGACCACGCTGGTGAACCTCTTGATGCGGTTCTACGACGTCGACTCGGGCCGGATCCTGCTCGACGGCGTGGACATCTCGACGGTCAGCCGCCACTCCCTGCGGTCGCGGATCGGCATGGTGCTCCAGGACACCTGGCTGTTCGCCGGCACGATCTACGACAACATCGCCTACGGCAGACCTGACGCCGGCGAAGACGAGGTGATCGAGGCCGCCAAGGCGGCCTACGTCGACCGCTTCGTGCACAGCCTGCCCGACGGCTACGACACCCACGTCAGCGACGACGGCGGCTCGATCAGTGCGGGCGAGAAACAGCTGATCACGATCGCGCGCGCCGTCCTCGCCCGCCCCCAGCTGCTGGTCCTCGACGAGGCGACCAGCTCCGTGGACACCCGCACCGAAGTGCTGATCCAGCACGCCATGCACGAGCTACGCCGGGACCGGACGAGTTTCATCATCGCCCACCGTCTGTCGACGATCCGCGACGCCGACCTGATCCTGGTCATGGAGGCGGGCCGCATCGTCGAACGCGGCAGCCACGAGGAGCTGGTGGCCCGTCGCGGCGAATACTGGTCCATGACACGGGTTTAA
- a CDS encoding ABC transporter ATP-binding protein codes for MLWGLLRQYAQPYRGLLSVVAGLQVVSTLASLYLPTVNAAIIDDGVARGDTATIVELGMVMLGVTALQVVCAVGAVYFGSRAGMGFGRDLRSAIFDRVTRFSAEDAARFGAPSLLTRTTNDVGQIQLLVQLTCTMLITAPIMSVGGIFMAVHQDAGLSWLLLVSIPVLAVANYWIVSHLLPIFRRMQQLIDNINRVMRDQLTGIRVIRAFAREPLERARFGEANQTLSDTALDAGRWQALMLPVTTLVINISSVALIWFGGLRIDAGQMQVGSLIAFLSYFMQILMAVLMATFMLIIIPRAAVCAERIGEVLGTQPGIATPPDAVRPESVRGEVRLEAATFCYPGADRPVVADVSLTARPGTTTAIVGSTGSGKSTLISLMCRLYDVTGGRVCLDGIDVRDYDIEQLWSAIGLVPQRGYLFSGTVADNLRYGKSDADEDEMWTALRVADADGFVRAHADGLQMRVAQGGMNFSGGQRQRLAIARAVIRRPPVYLFDDAFSALDVHTDARVRAALREVSAEATVIVVSQRLSTVTQADQVIVVDDGRVVGVGTHDSLLLECPTYAEFAESQSVGADVGGHP; via the coding sequence ATGCTTTGGGGCCTGCTGCGGCAGTACGCGCAGCCGTACCGCGGGCTGCTCTCGGTGGTCGCCGGACTCCAGGTCGTCAGCACGCTCGCCTCGCTGTACCTGCCCACCGTCAACGCCGCGATCATCGACGACGGCGTCGCCCGGGGCGACACCGCGACCATCGTCGAACTCGGAATGGTGATGCTCGGCGTGACCGCGCTTCAGGTGGTGTGCGCGGTCGGCGCGGTGTACTTCGGCTCGCGCGCGGGCATGGGCTTCGGCCGCGACCTGCGTTCGGCGATCTTCGACCGGGTGACGCGGTTCTCCGCCGAGGACGCCGCCCGATTCGGGGCCCCTTCCTTGCTCACCCGCACCACCAACGACGTCGGCCAGATCCAGCTGCTCGTCCAGCTGACGTGCACGATGCTGATCACCGCACCGATCATGTCGGTGGGCGGGATCTTCATGGCCGTGCACCAGGACGCCGGACTGTCGTGGCTGCTGCTGGTGAGCATTCCGGTGCTCGCGGTGGCCAACTACTGGATCGTGTCGCACCTGCTGCCGATCTTCCGCCGGATGCAGCAGCTCATCGACAACATCAACCGGGTGATGCGCGATCAACTCACCGGCATCCGGGTGATCCGCGCCTTCGCCCGTGAGCCACTCGAACGCGCCCGCTTCGGCGAGGCCAACCAGACACTGTCGGACACCGCGCTCGACGCCGGCCGCTGGCAGGCGCTGATGCTGCCGGTCACCACGCTGGTCATCAACATCTCCAGCGTCGCACTCATCTGGTTCGGCGGGCTGCGCATCGACGCCGGCCAGATGCAGGTCGGCTCACTGATCGCGTTCCTGTCCTACTTCATGCAGATCCTGATGGCCGTGCTGATGGCCACGTTCATGCTGATCATCATTCCGCGGGCCGCGGTGTGCGCCGAACGGATCGGCGAGGTGCTCGGGACGCAGCCCGGCATCGCCACCCCGCCCGACGCCGTCCGGCCGGAGTCCGTGCGCGGTGAGGTCCGCCTCGAGGCGGCCACCTTCTGCTACCCCGGCGCGGACCGCCCGGTGGTGGCCGACGTCTCCCTGACCGCGCGGCCCGGGACGACCACGGCGATCGTGGGGTCCACCGGGTCCGGGAAGTCGACCCTGATCTCGCTGATGTGCCGCCTCTACGACGTGACCGGCGGACGTGTCTGCCTCGACGGAATCGACGTGCGCGACTACGACATCGAGCAACTGTGGTCGGCGATCGGGCTGGTGCCGCAGCGCGGATACCTGTTCTCGGGCACCGTCGCCGACAACCTCCGATACGGCAAGTCCGACGCAGATGAGGACGAGATGTGGACGGCGCTGCGGGTGGCCGACGCCGACGGCTTCGTGCGCGCGCACGCCGACGGCCTGCAGATGCGGGTCGCGCAGGGCGGGATGAACTTCTCCGGCGGGCAGCGCCAGCGCCTGGCGATCGCCCGCGCCGTCATCCGCCGGCCCCCGGTGTACCTGTTCGACGACGCCTTCTCCGCGCTCGACGTGCACACCGACGCCCGGGTGCGCGCCGCGCTGCGTGAGGTGTCGGCCGAAGCCACCGTGATCGTCGTCTCGCAGCGGCTGTCCACCGTCACGCAGGCCGATCAGGTGATCGTCGTCGACGACGGCCGCGTCGTGGGCGTCGGTACGCACGATTCGCTGCTCCTCGAATGCCCCACCTACGCCGAGTTCGCCGAATCGCAGTCGGTCGGCGCCGATGTGGGCGGCCACCCGTGA
- a CDS encoding DUF3558 domain-containing protein: MHGVTPSTRTRNAKALAALAAAVILVLAACSGSDEPAAPGEVPQSTQAQQDNIKHGPFFPQCGGITDQTMTQLTEVPGLVNTATTSVGCQWLAGGSIMGPHFSFTWFRGSPIGRERKTEELSRTSVEDINIEGHDGFIATGDDLTLGTNLCEIGIQFDNDFIEWSVSFAEKPFPDPCEVAKELTRQSIVNSQ, translated from the coding sequence GTGCATGGCGTGACCCCCAGCACGCGCACCCGCAACGCGAAAGCGCTGGCCGCGCTGGCGGCGGCCGTGATCCTGGTGTTGGCTGCCTGTTCCGGTTCAGACGAGCCCGCAGCGCCCGGCGAGGTGCCGCAGAGCACGCAGGCCCAGCAGGACAACATCAAGCACGGCCCGTTCTTCCCGCAGTGCGGCGGTATCACCGACCAGACCATGACCCAGCTCACCGAGGTGCCCGGGCTGGTGAACACCGCGACTACGTCGGTGGGCTGCCAGTGGCTGGCCGGCGGCAGCATCATGGGCCCGCACTTCTCGTTCACCTGGTTCCGCGGTAGCCCCATCGGGCGTGAGCGCAAGACCGAGGAGCTGTCGCGCACCAGCGTCGAGGACATCAACATCGAGGGCCACGACGGGTTCATCGCCACGGGTGACGATCTGACACTGGGCACCAACCTGTGCGAGATCGGCATCCAGTTCGACAACGACTTCATCGAGTGGTCGGTGAGCTTCGCCGAGAAACCGTTCCCCGACCCGTGCGAGGTCGCCAAGGAACTCACCCGTCAATCGATTGTGAACTCCCAATGA
- a CDS encoding DUF3558 domain-containing protein, with translation MSRSARSLAAVLALLAALTMLLGCTRTVEGTAARAGSGGGPSNNESERQYPNLLKECDVLTEDILAETVGADPLDIQSTFVGAVCRWQAGNPAGLIDITRFWFEEGSLDNERETAEKLKYQIENRSVAGVPSIVMRPGDPNGSCGVASDAGGVVGWWVNPQAPGIDACGMAIKLMELTLATNS, from the coding sequence ATGAGCCGCTCCGCACGGTCGCTGGCCGCCGTGCTCGCCCTGCTCGCCGCGCTGACGATGCTGCTGGGCTGCACCCGCACCGTCGAGGGCACCGCGGCGCGCGCCGGTTCCGGCGGCGGCCCGAGCAACAACGAATCCGAGCGGCAGTATCCGAACCTGCTCAAAGAGTGTGACGTGTTGACCGAGGACATCCTCGCCGAAACCGTCGGCGCTGATCCGCTGGACATCCAGAGCACGTTCGTGGGTGCGGTCTGCCGCTGGCAGGCCGGCAACCCCGCCGGTCTCATCGACATCACCCGCTTCTGGTTCGAGGAAGGCAGCCTCGACAACGAGCGCGAGACGGCCGAGAAGCTCAAGTACCAGATCGAGAACAGGTCGGTGGCCGGCGTGCCGTCGATCGTGATGCGGCCAGGGGATCCGAACGGCTCCTGCGGCGTGGCCAGCGATGCCGGCGGCGTGGTCGGCTGGTGGGTCAACCCGCAGGCTCCCGGTATCGACGCCTGCGGGATGGCGATCAAGCTGATGGAGCTGACGCTCGCCACCAACTCCTAG
- a CDS encoding SixA phosphatase family protein encodes MSTDIRTLVLLRHAKSDYPTGVGDHERPLAPRGIREAALAGDWLRAHLPPLDAVLCSTATRTRQTLERTRVDAPVYYDDRLYDATPGTVIDEITKVAEHFDTPVSTLLVIGHEPAMSSVALGLAAVEDSDSAAAQDIAAKFPTSAMAVLRTQQPWDQLALGGAALVTFHVPR; translated from the coding sequence GTGAGCACCGACATCCGCACCCTGGTACTGCTCCGGCACGCCAAATCCGACTACCCCACCGGCGTCGGCGACCACGAACGGCCGTTGGCCCCGCGGGGAATCCGCGAGGCAGCGCTGGCCGGCGACTGGCTGCGCGCCCACCTGCCGCCCCTTGACGCGGTGCTCTGCTCGACCGCCACGCGGACGCGCCAGACTCTGGAGCGGACCCGCGTCGACGCCCCCGTGTACTACGACGACCGGCTCTACGACGCCACGCCGGGCACCGTGATCGACGAGATCACCAAGGTGGCCGAACATTTCGACACCCCGGTGTCCACGCTGCTGGTGATCGGCCACGAACCGGCGATGTCGAGCGTCGCGCTCGGGCTGGCCGCGGTCGAGGACAGCGACTCCGCGGCGGCCCAGGACATCGCCGCGAAGTTCCCCACCTCGGCGATGGCGGTGCTGCGCACACAACAGCCGTGGGACCAGCTGGCGCTCGGCGGCGCCGCGCTGGTCACCTTCCACGTACCGCGCTGA
- a CDS encoding metallophosphoesterase family protein → MRFLHTADWQLGMTRHFLNGEAQPRYSAARRDAVVAVGAAAAAAGAEFVVVAGDVFEHNQLSPREVSQSLEAMRTIGVPLYLLPGNHDPLDASSVYTSALFTAERPANVTVLDRAGVHQVRPGLELVAAPWRSKAPTSDLVGDVLEGLPADGTTRIVVGHGAVDAIDPGKDKVSLIRLTAVEAALARGAVHYVALGDKHSRMNVGGTGRVWYSGSPEVTNYDDIETDSGHVLVVEIDEHEDRRPVHVRPERLGRWRFVTLSRSVDNSRDIADLDLNLDLMPDKERTVVRVGLTGSLTVTDKAALDACLDRYSLLFAALTVWERGTDIAVLPADGEFDDLGIGGFAAAAVDELVEAARADGDTAEDARAALALLLRLVERSEVA, encoded by the coding sequence ATGCGATTTCTGCATACCGCCGACTGGCAGCTCGGGATGACCCGCCACTTCCTCAACGGTGAGGCGCAGCCCCGCTATTCGGCGGCCCGGCGGGACGCGGTCGTGGCTGTCGGTGCGGCCGCGGCCGCCGCCGGAGCGGAGTTCGTGGTGGTCGCCGGTGACGTGTTCGAGCACAACCAGCTGTCCCCGCGCGAGGTCAGCCAGTCACTCGAGGCCATGCGCACCATCGGTGTCCCGCTCTACCTGCTGCCCGGCAACCACGATCCGTTGGACGCCTCGTCGGTGTACACCAGCGCGCTGTTCACCGCGGAGCGCCCGGCCAACGTCACGGTGCTCGACCGCGCCGGCGTCCACCAGGTCCGCCCGGGCCTCGAACTCGTCGCCGCCCCGTGGCGGTCGAAAGCCCCGACGAGTGACCTGGTCGGTGACGTGCTCGAGGGGCTGCCCGCCGACGGGACGACGCGCATCGTGGTGGGCCACGGCGCGGTCGACGCCATCGATCCGGGCAAGGACAAAGTGTCGCTGATCCGGCTGACCGCGGTCGAGGCGGCGTTGGCCCGCGGCGCGGTGCACTATGTCGCGTTGGGGGACAAGCACTCCCGGATGAACGTAGGGGGCACGGGCCGGGTCTGGTACTCGGGTTCGCCGGAGGTCACCAACTATGACGACATCGAGACCGACTCCGGCCACGTGCTGGTCGTCGAGATCGACGAGCACGAGGACCGCCGCCCCGTGCACGTGCGCCCCGAGCGGTTGGGCCGCTGGCGGTTCGTCACGCTGTCGCGTTCGGTGGACAACAGCCGCGACATCGCCGACCTCGACCTCAACCTGGACCTGATGCCGGACAAGGAGCGCACCGTGGTGCGCGTCGGGCTGACCGGGTCGCTGACCGTCACGGACAAGGCCGCTCTCGATGCGTGTCTGGACCGGTACTCCCTGCTGTTCGCGGCGCTGACGGTGTGGGAGCGCGGCACCGACATCGCGGTCCTGCCCGCCGACGGTGAATTCGACGATCTGGGTATCGGCGGGTTCGCCGCCGCAGCGGTCGACGAGTTGGTCGAGGCCGCGCGCGCCGACGGGGACACCGCGGAAGACGCCCGCGCCGCACTGGCGCTGCTGTTGCGCCTGGTCGAGCGGAGCGAGGTCGCATGA